In Phormidium yuhuli AB48, one genomic interval encodes:
- a CDS encoding DUF4230 domain-containing protein — protein MNTPDTLPQSLPRKLAKVLLHPLVVSSVAVTGIAAFQAERLTERVTEALFPAAPAPVTEVKALLVNQFEGKTELTTAEVLLETVVRTHQDRMLGHLYLGQTAVLYQGIGRVRAGIDLDELEVKSVDRANGEIHILLPPPYLVQADLDIDESSILEHQRRWLAPNVEAQLYSEAQQTALLQIREQACQDGVLQKADQEAEALIRSILQAADYQEITIESQLGRSSSCLMNAAR, from the coding sequence ATGAATACTCCCGACACTCTCCCCCAGTCTTTACCGCGCAAATTAGCCAAGGTTCTCCTCCATCCCCTGGTGGTGTCCTCCGTCGCCGTCACGGGCATTGCAGCGTTTCAGGCTGAACGCCTGACGGAGAGAGTCACCGAGGCCCTATTTCCCGCAGCCCCCGCCCCCGTCACGGAGGTGAAAGCCTTACTGGTGAATCAATTTGAGGGCAAAACGGAACTCACCACCGCCGAAGTTCTCCTGGAAACGGTCGTCCGCACCCATCAGGATCGGATGTTGGGTCATCTCTATTTAGGACAAACGGCAGTTCTCTATCAAGGAATTGGACGAGTTCGCGCTGGAATTGACCTGGATGAATTAGAGGTGAAATCGGTCGATCGCGCCAATGGGGAAATTCACATTCTCCTCCCCCCACCCTACCTGGTGCAAGCGGATTTGGACATTGACGAGTCGAGTATTTTAGAGCATCAGCGTAGATGGCTGGCCCCCAATGTTGAGGCGCAACTCTACAGTGAAGCCCAACAAACGGCCCTCCTGCAAATCCGGGAACAAGCCTGTCAGGATGGTGTGTTACAAAAAGCGGATCAGGAAGCCGAGGCGCTCATCCGTAGTATCCTGCAAGCGGCGGATTATCAAGAGATTACCATTGAAAGTCAATTGGGGCGATCGTCCAGTTGTTTAATGAACGCGGCCCGGTAA
- the argC gene encoding N-acetyl-gamma-glutamyl-phosphate reductase has protein sequence MGDFEPVSVGIVGASGYGGVQLVRLLLDHPNVDIVYLGGQGSAGKPFSDIYPHLEHRFKLEVEPVEVDRIADRCQVVFLSLPNGLAWTMAPALLEKGCKVLDLSADYRFFNLDTYQAWYGGDRTDGEVAASAVYGLPELYRDRIQEANLVGCPGCYPTASLLAVAPLLKQGLIAPETLVIDAKSGTSGGGRQAKTNLLLAEASSSISAYGVARHRHTPEIEQICSDLAGHEMMVQFTPHLVPMVRGILATVYATLRDPGLVREDLATIYNAFYRSSPWVKVLPSGVYPQTKWACGSNLNYIGIEVDPRTGRVIVMSVIDNLLKGQAGQALQAMNLMLGLEETAGLPTLGFYP, from the coding sequence ATGGGAGATTTTGAGCCGGTATCAGTAGGCATTGTCGGCGCTTCAGGATATGGCGGCGTGCAACTGGTGCGATTGCTACTAGACCATCCAAATGTCGATATCGTCTATCTGGGAGGACAGGGAAGTGCGGGTAAACCCTTTTCCGATATTTATCCCCATCTTGAACATCGCTTTAAATTAGAGGTGGAACCCGTCGAGGTCGATCGCATTGCCGATCGCTGTCAGGTGGTGTTCCTCTCCCTTCCCAATGGCTTGGCCTGGACCATGGCCCCCGCCCTGTTGGAGAAAGGCTGTAAAGTCCTGGATTTGTCGGCTGATTATCGCTTTTTTAATCTCGATACCTATCAGGCTTGGTATGGGGGCGATCGCACGGACGGGGAGGTGGCCGCCTCGGCGGTCTATGGCCTCCCGGAACTATACCGCGATCGCATTCAGGAAGCCAATCTCGTCGGCTGTCCCGGCTGCTATCCCACTGCTAGCCTCTTAGCGGTGGCCCCCCTCCTCAAACAGGGGCTGATTGCACCGGAAACCTTGGTCATTGATGCGAAATCTGGGACCTCTGGAGGTGGCCGTCAGGCGAAAACCAATCTCCTCTTGGCCGAAGCCAGTAGTTCCATTTCCGCCTATGGGGTGGCCCGTCACCGACATACTCCGGAAATTGAACAAATCTGTAGTGACCTGGCGGGCCATGAGATGATGGTTCAGTTCACCCCCCACTTGGTTCCCATGGTGCGGGGGATTCTGGCAACAGTCTACGCTACCCTGCGAGACCCCGGTTTGGTCCGAGAAGACCTGGCCACGATTTATAACGCTTTCTATCGCTCCTCCCCCTGGGTGAAAGTCCTCCCCTCAGGGGTCTATCCACAAACCAAATGGGCCTGCGGCTCCAATCTCAATTACATTGGCATTGAGGTGGACCCCCGCACGGGACGGGTGATTGTCATGTCGGTGATTGATAACCTACTCAAAGGACAAGCGGGCCAGGCCCTGCAAGCGATGAACCTCATGTTGGGATTAGAGGAAACCGCCGGATTACCCACCCTCGGCTTCTACCCCTAA